The genomic window ACGTACACACGTGCCTCTTTATATCGCAGAAATTGAGCAATCAAAAGCTCCAAAAACACCGACTTACCAGAACCCGTTGGCCCGAACACCAAAGTATGCCCGACATCCCCAAAATGTAAGTTTAGCCGAAACGGCGTGTTTCCTGTCGTCTGACAATATACAAGAGGCGGTTCATTCAAATGCTTGTTTCTCACATTGCCAGCCCAAATGGCCGAAGTTGGCAGCATATGAGCAACAGAAAAAGATGATATTGGCGGCCTTCTGTCATTAGATAAAATATTTCCAGGAATTGTTCCCATAAACGCCTCGACTGCGTGATAAGTCTCGACAACAGCTGTAAATCCAGCTGTATTGAGGACATTTTTTACAGTTTGCGCTTTCTTTAAAACCACATCCTTATCCCGATCAAATATCACAGCGGTAAGCGTATAATATCCTATTGAAATTGCGTCATTTTGCACATTCAACATTTCATCTTTGATTTCATGGGCTTTTATGACGGCATCTCTATCCACATTTGACGGCTGTTTTCCAGTCATTGCCGCAATCATAGAATCTTTGAAACTGTATCTTTTCCCAAACCAACGTTTCCATTGGGTATTGAGCTCTTTCAATGCAGTCAGTTTATCAAGCGGTATGAACCTTGTTACCAGACGATATTCCATATTGAGTGAATTAAGTGAATCAAGGATTCCCTCATACGAATCGGAGGGAAAATTCAGAATTGAAACAACCTTGAAATACCTTTCGCCGAGCATAGGCTCTAATCCAGTAACCAAGTCACAATCTGAGAGATAACTATCAAGCATTTGAAAAGAGATTTTCGTATCCGGCACTGCAATCGGATGATCTTCATCCGAAACCGTTGAATGATAATATCTGATCTGTTCTTTCGATGTGAGAAGCGACAATTTTGGGAAAACCGGGCTCAACATTTGTCTGATATTAGAGACTTCTTGCTTAAACTCCGTGAGATTTTCCATAAAGGTATCTTTGAGCTCATGTTCAGCGCTTGCTGTAAAGAAAATGTTATTCAGCTTCTTGATATTGTCTATTGGCGGAAAATATGAAATCGTAAGGTAATAATCAGATTCAAAATGAACGCCAGAAGAAAAGAAACTTTCCCTTTCTTTTTCAACGATAAATACCGGAATTTCTTTGATCCCTTTCGTTACCTGATAGGCATTTGCCTTGGATCGTCTCATTTCCACATGAAACGCCCAATTTTCATCAAGCCGTTTCAAAGCGTTATTCAGTATCTGGCTCATATTATCAAGCTCCCCTTGGGTTGAGCTTGCCAAATCTGCGCCTCTATACCTAAAAGTAACCTGAAACCCGCCTGCTTTATTAACCACAATTCCTTCTTCTTCGATGTAAGCCCATGGCAGGGCATGATAAAATCGTGCCCCCTTGGGTCTAAACTCCCGATAAACCACATCAGTTGTGGATTTTTCGTAATCTCTCCAAAACATTCGTTTCTCCTTTCTCCTTACGCTTCATATCGATCTTCATGCTTCATTGCCGCAAGAAAATGATCAAAAAACTTGGCGTCCTTTTTCGTAAGCCTCACAATCAGAATATGCGTAATGATAAAAATCGGAACAAGCCATACATTACCATAAAACATGCAAAATCCAATACCGGCATTTAAGATAACGGGAACACGAGCCCCGCCGGCTATAGTAACATCCGTTACAAGAGCTTTGCAAATTTTCATTCTCACTTATACCACCTTCTCGACAATATAATTCTCATCCTTGTATCCAAAAACCGCAACAATCTCTTCGACGATCCTGCTTTTATCTTTTCGTCTGATAAAAATAACCAAATCTACCACATCGGAAATTGTCCTGCTTTGTGGATTTGCACTTACCTCAGATATATATTGCTCTAATTTCCGCAATCCGCCAATAACCGAATTTGCGTGAATTGTGCAAATTCCGCCCGGATGACCGGAATTCCAGGCTTTAAGCAAATCCAATGCAGCGCTATCACGAAGCTCTCCTACCACAATGCGATCCGGCCGCATCCGCATGGCATGAGCGATCAAATCGCGGATTGATTTTGTTTCACTCGTTTTATAATAGACTCTATTTTCCCCGCAATACTGCAATTCTTGCGTGTCTTCGATAATGATGATTCTCTCATGATAAGACGCCATTTCACGTAAAATAGCGTTGCAGAGCGTTGTTTTGCCCGATCCCGTCCCACCGACCACCAAAATATTCTTATGGTCTTTGACCGCTCTTTCGATTACAGCCTTTTGGCCTTCTGTCATGATTCCGCTTGCGACATAATCCGCAAGACAAAACACTTTAATCGCCTTTTTGCGTATTGCGAACGTAGGAATCTTCACAATTGGCGGAATATCTCCATGAAACCGTTCCCCCGACAAAGGTAATTCCGCATCAATTACCGGATTTTCCGGATTTACTACCTTATGCACATTGGAAGCAACAAGCCTGATTGCGTTTTGAGCATCATCCGGATCGACCAGCAACCCAGTATCTGACATTCCAAAGCCCAGCCTGTCCACCCACAAATGCCCGTCATCATTGAGAAGTATATCAGTAACCTCCTCATCGGCCAGAAAAGTAAGTATCCCTTCACCCAGCGAATCTCTCAAAATATCCCGCAGATCAGTTCCCTTATCTGTCATTTCCTCCCACTCCCTCAGCACCCAAATCATCTTTTATGTAGCGCCTGATCAGTTCTTGCAATTCCTTTTTTCTTGCTGGGCTTGCGATCCTATACCACCTGAAAGCATCACTTGCGTTGCAATCGAAAACGCGCTCCAACTTGGCCTTGTTTGAA from Fusobacteriaceae bacterium includes these protein-coding regions:
- a CDS encoding VirB3 family type IV secretion system protein, whose protein sequence is MKICKALVTDVTIAGGARVPVILNAGIGFCMFYGNVWLVPIFIITHILIVRLTKKDAKFFDHFLAAMKHEDRYEA
- a CDS encoding DUF87 domain-containing protein, with product MFWRDYEKSTTDVVYREFRPKGARFYHALPWAYIEEEGIVVNKAGGFQVTFRYRGADLASSTQGELDNMSQILNNALKRLDENWAFHVEMRRSKANAYQVTKGIKEIPVFIVEKERESFFSSGVHFESDYYLTISYFPPIDNIKKLNNIFFTASAEHELKDTFMENLTEFKQEVSNIRQMLSPVFPKLSLLTSKEQIRYYHSTVSDEDHPIAVPDTKISFQMLDSYLSDCDLVTGLEPMLGERYFKVVSILNFPSDSYEGILDSLNSLNMEYRLVTRFIPLDKLTALKELNTQWKRWFGKRYSFKDSMIAAMTGKQPSNVDRDAVIKAHEIKDEMLNVQNDAISIGYYTLTAVIFDRDKDVVLKKAQTVKNVLNTAGFTAVVETYHAVEAFMGTIPGNILSNDRRPPISSFSVAHMLPTSAIWAGNVRNKHLNEPPLVYCQTTGNTPFRLNLHFGDVGHTLVFGPTGSGKSVFLELLIAQFLRYKEARVYVFDMGASSRVLAYAAGGEFYDLGENDDLAFQPLINVDDEKEREWCQEWIETLLEDQNMILDPQKKIEIWEALTGLAKYDPEKRTIKTFKFLLAGVDPKLAEGLAQYCGSGTYAKYFDGANERFRAAKFTVYEMEKLAESKNAVAPALDYLFHKLESSLTGFPTMIVLDEAWLFLTNPKFEHRISRWLKTFRKLNAFVVFATQSISDAKNSKIFSALKDNCPTKIFLPNPNAKELDQKESYVGFGLNETEISRIALSIPKRQYYFKNPEGSRLFELALSKLELCYVAASSKQDQAKAIEIKVACTKPNGTFDVDRFNSLWLDYKSLNGEIILRLTKKLMAAEDETEKKISRNSVFSVA
- the trbB gene encoding P-type conjugative transfer ATPase TrbB, producing MTDKGTDLRDILRDSLGEGILTFLADEEVTDILLNDDGHLWVDRLGFGMSDTGLLVDPDDAQNAIRLVASNVHKVVNPENPVIDAELPLSGERFHGDIPPIVKIPTFAIRKKAIKVFCLADYVASGIMTEGQKAVIERAVKDHKNILVVGGTGSGKTTLCNAILREMASYHERIIIIEDTQELQYCGENRVYYKTSETKSIRDLIAHAMRMRPDRIVVGELRDSAALDLLKAWNSGHPGGICTIHANSVIGGLRKLEQYISEVSANPQSRTISDVVDLVIFIRRKDKSRIVEEIVAVFGYKDENYIVEKVV